A genomic segment from Nicotiana tabacum cultivar K326 chromosome 9, ASM71507v2, whole genome shotgun sequence encodes:
- the LOC107822571 gene encoding uncharacterized protein LOC107822571, which yields MTHEADMDMRLDSQVIPKRASFKYPGSIIHDNGEIDDDVIHRIGTGWMKWKLALSVLCDKNIPLRLNGKFYRVVIRPTTLYVAECWPVKKSHFQKMKVVEMRMLKWMYRHTRRDKIRNEDIRDMVGVVSVHDKIREVRLRWFRHVNRRDTTALVRRCERLAVGDMRRGRGKPKKS from the coding sequence ATGACTCATGAAGCAGATATGGACATGAGGCTtgattcacaagtcatccccaagagagctAGTTTTAAGTACCCTGGGTCAATAATCCATGAtaatggggagattgatgatgatgtcatACATCGTATTGGAAcagggtggatgaaatggaagTTAGCACTGAGTGTGTTATGTGACAAGAATATACCTCTGCGACTTAacggtaagttctacagagtggtgatTAGACCAACTACATTGTATGTGGCAGAGTGTTGGCCTGTCAAGAAATCTCACttccagaagatgaaagtggtAGAAATGAGAATGTTGAAATGGATGTATAGGCATACAaggagagataagattaggaatgaagatattagGGACATGGTAGGAGTGGTCTCTGTGCATGACAAGATACGAGAAGTGAGGTTAAGATGGTTCAGACATGTGAATAGAAGGGACACAACTGCCTTAGTGAGGAGATGCGAGAGGTTGGCTGTGGGGGATATGCGAAGAGGTAGAGGTAAGCCAAAGAAGTCGTAG